CCTTCAGGTCACTGGGGTGATCTTCGAAATGCCCCTTGCGAAAATCAGCCTCCTCCAGCTTGTGGCGCTGGATCATCGTGCCCATTGCTCCATCTAGTATCAGGATACGATCTCCGAGCAGCTCTCGCAGGCGGAGGTAAGTTTTCGATAGAGGCAAAGCGGTTGTATCGGTCACAGACATGATGATTCAGTGCAAAATAGTGGCCAAACCATGTACGCATTCCCCTTTGGCACAAGCCCCGACTCTCCCAATCCGTAACTCGCCGCATACACGCCTCACGTCTCAGACTAAGCGCTTTTTTGCTAAGCCATTTAAGTGGCAGGGCTCAAGTTCGCTCCAATCAGAGCGATATAAGACCAGCAAAATTAAGTACACCTACTCAATTCCATGATACGAGTCAGCTCTCTAGGACAACCTAAGAATCAAACCACAAGCGGACTCGGTCAGGAACTCCCCAACCGTAAACGACCCCTTGGAATGAGCCAGATGGGAAAAATATCCAACCAAGACTACACCTACATTCGCGAGCTCGTTTACAAGGAGACCAGAATCAATCTCGGAGATAGCAAAAGAGAACTGGTAAGCGCCCGACTGGGCAAGCGGCTTAGAGCCCACAGCCTCGGTAGCTACACGGAATACTGTAAGATGCTTCAGTCCAACCCGAATAGCGGGGAGCTGTACCACTTGATCGACGCAATTTCGACCAACCACACCTTCTTCTTTCGGGAGATTAATCACTTTAACTTCCTCAACAGCGTAATCTTGCCCCAATTCGCAAACGGTCAGCTGGGCAACAAACGTGATTTGAAGATCTGGAGCTGCGCTTGCTCCACCGGAGAAGAGCCCTACTCTCTCTCGATCGCGTTGGAGGAATATCTGAGCGGAATCCCAAGTCTGGACTGGAAAATCCAGTGCAGCGATATTTCGAATCGTGTTCTCGATTTCGCCTCGAAAGGAATTTACGAGCAAGAGCGTCTAAAGAATGTGAAGCCCGAGTGGATCAAACGCTACTTCCAAAAAGGCGAGAAGCAGATGCAGGGCTACTACCGTGTCCGGCCAGAAATCTCCAAAAAGCTCGGCTTTCAACGCCTCAACCTTTTCGCCCCGCAGTACCCATGGAACGAAAAATTCCAGGTGATCTTCTGCCGCAACGTAATGATCTACTTCGATCGTGAAACCCAACAGGAACTCGTCGGTCGCTTAGCGAGACACCTCGTTCCAGGCGGATACCTTCTGATCGGACATGCCGAGAGTCTCGCCGGAATTAAGCATCCGTACGAATCGATCAAACCGGCCATTTACCAACTCCCTGCTTAACTGGGGCAGAAGGGCCGACCTGGCCTGCTTCCTGTAAAAATAGATTGAAAGCGGGCATCGGCCTGCAAAGCCGGGTTGCTTGATCACTTCCGAGGTCCGAGATTGGACGCTCCACTATAAGAGCGTCTTCCAATCCATCCCACCTGTGACAGACCCCGATTTTTCCGCCGCGATAAAAGAGC
This genomic interval from Pelagicoccus albus contains the following:
- a CDS encoding CheR family methyltransferase: MSQMGKISNQDYTYIRELVYKETRINLGDSKRELVSARLGKRLRAHSLGSYTEYCKMLQSNPNSGELYHLIDAISTNHTFFFREINHFNFLNSVILPQFANGQLGNKRDLKIWSCACSTGEEPYSLSIALEEYLSGIPSLDWKIQCSDISNRVLDFASKGIYEQERLKNVKPEWIKRYFQKGEKQMQGYYRVRPEISKKLGFQRLNLFAPQYPWNEKFQVIFCRNVMIYFDRETQQELVGRLARHLVPGGYLLIGHAESLAGIKHPYESIKPAIYQLPA